Part of the Devosia sp. SL43 genome, GGCGAACACCCTAAGGGTTGCGGTGCGCGCCAAGCGAGGAAGCCCCCAAATCCCTCAGGCTCAACGAAGCCGAAAAGCGCGCCTCTTCGATGTCCGCTTTTAGGTGATCTGACGACGGCGCTTAATGACCGAGATGGGGTCGTAAGCTGCCGACCAGCAACGCGCCCCAATTCGGACCTTCGAGGCCAATCAGCAAACTCCTGAAAGCGGACGTGCCTCGGCCGTCTCGACCTAGCACCGACAACGATGTTTTCGAGGCCCATTCTCGGCTACTTCACAACCTCTCAAGCATTGCCTCTCGAAACCGCTCAAACCCGATACCCGCATGTGGCGGTGTGATCGCTATGGGCCGGTGATGCCGATGAGATAAAGCTCGGCGGGCGAGGGGGGGGCGACAACGCGATCGGAACCTCGTTTTTCGAGACCACCAGTGCGTCCAGAATCTCCATCTGCTCTGCAACAGAGCCAACGGTAACCCTGCAGGCGCCGTTGAAGACGATGATCGTCAACGGTGCTAGAATAGGCAGGGAGGTTGGCCGGTCGATCAGCAGGCGTGTCATGGTGTGAGCAAACACGCCGCGCCGGGTCATGATGTTGAGGTCGGTGGTGGGTCCGGCAGTCACGGTGGCGCAAACCTCGGCTTCCCCGGCAAAGGAATAGGGCGCCGTTGCCCGATCGAGCGCGACGCGCTGGTCTTCGACCTGCATCGAAAAGCCATCGCCAGCCATGACGGCGATGGTGCGATCTATACCTAGGAAGTGCGAAAACGGCCCCGACTGGCTGACCGTGGCGATGCTCAGCCGCCAAAGAAAATCCTGGCCCTGTGCATCATCGTGGTAGCTCGAAACGTCGCGGGTCACGCCACCGCCGTTACGCCATGGTACGATCTTGTGGTCTTGGCTGCGGATGATCTGCATGGTGACCCCGGAGAAAACGGACCCGCCTTGCGCCGAGTTATGTCAGTCGAGTATGCCGGGGAGATCGAGGCCCTTTTCGCGGGCACAGTCCATGGCGATTTCGTAGCCGGCATCGGCGTGGCGCATGACGCCGCTGGCGGGGTCGTTCCACAGTACCCGCTCGATGCGGCGGGCGGCGTCGTCCGTGCCATCAGCGCAGATGACCATGCCGGCATGCTGGGAAAAGCCCATGCCGACGCCGCCCCCGTGATGCAGCGACACCCAGGTCGCGCCTGATGCGGTGTTGAGAAGGGCATTGAGCAGCGGCCAATCGGACACGGCGTCCGAGCCGCCC contains:
- a CDS encoding HutD/Ves family protein — translated: MQIIRSQDHKIVPWRNGGGVTRDVSSYHDDAQGQDFLWRLSIATVSQSGPFSHFLGIDRTIAVMAGDGFSMQVEDQRVALDRATAPYSFAGEAEVCATVTAGPTTDLNIMTRRGVFAHTMTRLLIDRPTSLPILAPLTIIVFNGACRVTVGSVAEQMEILDALVVSKNEVPIALSPPPRPPSFISSASPAHSDHTATCGYRV